In Chitinibacter sp. SCUT-21, a single genomic region encodes these proteins:
- a CDS encoding O-antigen ligase family protein, with protein sequence MQFIVFLAPLITLYLIFQRGAPDSLIRGYVPLLLLLPDCYHAMTPGLPDPSFNQAAILPIFLAAIISQRQDWQPSVTDGLVLLFASCVAYSEYSNAGYAEAQNLMFAMLASVLAPYLCARWCLRTMHEDIACARVFVICCVLISAISIYQFRFGINLWHLIFGPFFPGQGNGWVTTFRHGFARIAGPFSHAILAGIMLAMAWRLARWLQWAGCWEQKIRHFRVPGSKTQWINGLLLLGIIMTIARGPWIGGLVGGILMWVSHAKDRQSRLKWVLAIFLIGGIIGQALLDSYLDIKPGTVMTQSQESAFYRKELMDKYEAIALEHASFGWGRNTWPKIGGMESIDNYYLLLALMHGVIALVLLLSIMAWMSFRLIRRGLLEPASPASLPFTFAGMIVMMFISLGTVYLGEQPMPAFFFILGWAEAYLQRKQLQVAPQKSISTSAPTTSFRHIMS encoded by the coding sequence ATGCAATTTATCGTGTTTTTAGCGCCGCTGATCACGCTCTATCTTATTTTTCAACGTGGTGCGCCTGATAGCTTGATCCGGGGTTATGTGCCGCTATTGCTGCTTCTGCCCGATTGCTACCACGCAATGACGCCCGGCTTACCCGACCCAAGCTTTAATCAAGCCGCGATCTTGCCGATTTTTCTCGCCGCCATCATCAGCCAGCGGCAAGATTGGCAACCTTCAGTGACAGATGGCTTGGTTTTGTTGTTCGCATCGTGCGTTGCCTACTCGGAATACAGCAATGCAGGATATGCCGAAGCGCAAAATCTAATGTTTGCCATGCTCGCCTCAGTGCTCGCGCCGTATTTATGCGCGCGCTGGTGTCTACGCACCATGCATGAAGATATTGCCTGCGCCCGCGTATTTGTGATTTGTTGTGTGCTGATTTCGGCCATTTCGATCTATCAATTTCGCTTTGGTATCAATTTATGGCATTTAATTTTTGGTCCGTTCTTCCCTGGCCAAGGTAATGGCTGGGTCACCACATTTCGGCATGGTTTTGCCCGCATCGCAGGCCCTTTTTCGCATGCTATTTTGGCCGGAATTATGCTGGCAATGGCTTGGCGACTTGCGCGCTGGCTGCAATGGGCTGGTTGCTGGGAGCAAAAAATCCGTCACTTTCGTGTACCAGGCAGTAAAACCCAATGGATCAATGGCTTATTGCTACTAGGGATAATCATGACCATCGCACGCGGCCCTTGGATTGGCGGGCTAGTGGGCGGAATTTTAATGTGGGTGTCGCACGCCAAAGATAGACAAAGCCGCTTGAAATGGGTGTTAGCTATTTTCTTAATTGGCGGCATTATCGGCCAAGCCCTTCTCGATTCGTATTTAGATATCAAACCAGGCACGGTGATGACGCAATCGCAAGAATCAGCGTTTTATCGCAAGGAATTGATGGACAAATACGAGGCGATTGCACTTGAGCATGCGAGCTTTGGCTGGGGGCGCAATACCTGGCCCAAAATTGGCGGCATGGAGTCGATCGACAATTATTATTTACTACTGGCTCTAATGCACGGCGTGATTGCGCTCGTTTTATTACTTAGCATCATGGCGTGGATGAGCTTTCGGTTAATCCGGCGCGGTTTGCTCGAGCCCGCAAGCCCCGCCTCATTGCCTTTTACCTTTGCCGGCATGATTGTCATGATGTTTATCTCGCTGGGAACGGTGTATTTAGGTGAGCAACCGATGCCGGCATTCTTTTTCATCCTCGGCTGGGCTGAAGCCTATTTACAGCGCAAACAGTTGCAAGTCGCGCCACAAAAATCGATAAGTACATCGGCCCCCACCACTTCGTTTCGCCATATTATGAGCTAA
- a CDS encoding glycosyltransferase family 4 protein, whose protein sequence is MMTTAHRIAYLVSSYPAASHVFILREVLGLRERGFDIQTLSINADQRDSANLNEQERAEQLNTIVIKNWPRLHLCSALVLMLLSSRMDSLKALYQSWCWAKQGWRGHLWALAYWVEAMLVAYTLKTKQINHLHVHFGNEAALVGALSKRICHCQLSYTIHGPDEFFDVSGQQLRAKINAADLIICISQFARAQLMRISEITQWRKMQLVRLGVAPDYAATCNKEQNRAAQANILCVGRLCINKGQRVLLQALALLARKNIYPHATLVGTGDDLTTLQELTLTLGLSQQVQFLGALNAQAVRDLYQDATLFVLPSFAEGIPVVLMEAMASGVPCISTQINGIPELISDEKTGLLVSAGDADALSLAIARLLEQPALAQQLANAAKHQLRQHYHLAHNLDQLAMHFRGLQQELDHAKYHHATYTASGIAPSLKSQ, encoded by the coding sequence ATGATGACCACAGCGCACAGGATTGCCTATTTAGTTAGTAGCTACCCTGCAGCATCGCATGTGTTTATCTTGCGCGAAGTATTGGGGCTCAGGGAGCGTGGTTTTGACATTCAAACCCTGAGCATCAACGCCGATCAGCGTGATAGCGCCAACTTGAACGAACAAGAGCGCGCAGAGCAACTGAACACCATTGTGATCAAAAATTGGCCCCGATTGCATTTGTGCTCTGCGCTGGTGCTGATGTTATTAAGTAGCCGCATGGATAGCCTTAAAGCCCTTTACCAAAGCTGGTGCTGGGCCAAACAGGGTTGGCGGGGCCATCTGTGGGCACTGGCCTACTGGGTTGAGGCGATGCTGGTTGCATACACCCTAAAAACCAAACAAATTAATCATTTGCATGTGCATTTTGGTAATGAAGCCGCCTTGGTCGGAGCCCTAAGCAAGCGCATTTGTCATTGCCAACTTAGTTACACCATCCACGGCCCTGATGAATTTTTCGACGTGAGCGGCCAACAATTGCGCGCCAAGATTAACGCGGCAGACTTAATCATTTGCATTAGCCAGTTTGCCCGCGCTCAACTGATGCGCATTAGCGAAATAACACAATGGCGCAAAATGCAGCTCGTTCGACTCGGCGTAGCGCCTGACTACGCAGCAACATGCAATAAGGAACAAAACCGTGCCGCCCAAGCCAACATCTTGTGCGTTGGACGACTCTGCATCAACAAAGGTCAACGGGTATTGCTACAAGCCTTAGCATTATTAGCGCGTAAAAATATATACCCCCATGCCACTCTCGTAGGCACCGGAGATGATCTAACTACGTTGCAAGAGCTCACACTCACGCTAGGCCTTAGTCAGCAAGTGCAGTTTTTAGGCGCGCTCAATGCTCAGGCCGTACGCGATCTCTATCAGGATGCCACCCTTTTTGTGCTACCCAGCTTTGCCGAAGGCATTCCCGTCGTGTTAATGGAAGCCATGGCCAGCGGCGTGCCCTGCATTAGCACGCAGATCAATGGGATACCCGAGTTGATTTCCGACGAAAAGACAGGGCTATTGGTCAGCGCAGGCGACGCCGACGCACTTAGCCTTGCCATCGCGCGTTTACTTGAGCAGCCAGCGCTCGCGCAGCAACTAGCCAACGCGGCCAAACATCAACTTCGCCAGCACTATCACTTAGCACACAACCTTGATCAACTCGCGATGCATTTTCGCGGCCTACAGCAGGAGCTGGATCATGCTAAATACCATCATGCGACATATACGGCATCAGGTATCGCGCCAAGCCTTAAATCACAATAG
- a CDS encoding acyltransferase produces the protein MLNTIMRHIRHQVSRQALNHNRLVGLYRKICQPFGEEWAQYLKRWGGLYHMGDACSINMNVTITDPSYVRLGNNVRLSGCTLFGHDGSVNMVNMAFGLNLDHVGKIDIKDNVFIGHQAIILPGVTIGPNAIVAANSVVTHDVAPNSVVGGTPAKVLCSLEDWIARIQAANRDLPWAAEFAKRHSVLEPESAELKKARLQAFYPEGVHHAH, from the coding sequence ATGCTAAATACCATCATGCGACATATACGGCATCAGGTATCGCGCCAAGCCTTAAATCACAATAGGCTTGTGGGGCTATACCGTAAGATTTGTCAGCCTTTCGGTGAAGAATGGGCTCAATATCTAAAACGCTGGGGAGGTCTGTACCACATGGGGGACGCTTGCTCGATCAACATGAATGTCACCATTACCGACCCCAGCTATGTACGCTTAGGCAACAACGTGCGGCTCAGTGGCTGCACGCTGTTTGGGCATGATGGCTCAGTCAATATGGTTAATATGGCCTTTGGTCTAAATCTTGATCATGTAGGCAAAATCGACATTAAAGACAATGTGTTTATCGGCCATCAAGCAATTATCCTGCCCGGCGTAACGATAGGCCCCAACGCGATTGTCGCCGCGAATTCGGTGGTCACTCATGATGTCGCGCCCAACTCCGTTGTGGGGGGGACTCCCGCTAAGGTACTTTGCTCACTGGAAGACTGGATTGCACGCATCCAAGCGGCCAACCGTGATTTGCCTTGGGCGGCCGAATTTGCCAAACGCCACAGTGTGCTAGAGCCTGAAAGTGCCGAACTCAAAAAGGCTCGCCTGCAGGCCTTCTATCCAGAAGGAGTTCATCATGCTCATTGA
- a CDS encoding glycosyltransferase family 2 protein, producing the protein MLIDAIHTTLSIAGSAAAVFTLPGTWALARWTWAARRQSAATGDKQSDTPILILVPAHNEASTLPKTLPRLVAQAERDGRCAVLVIADNCSDNTAEVARSLGAMTLCRNNTQLRGKGHALAYAFNAFANYPWYLIVDADSTLDEHYLAQLRRKIATQPDAIQSRYEPSCAIQDPLADLKRWALRAFNVVRQRGRANLGQSVSLLGNGFAISAHTLAQVPFQAGSIVEDFEYQLKLQAHGLKISWLEDSCVHGEMPQGKGEQTQRVRWEGGRLAMLRQYFMPSCKALVRGQRQYGLALEELMLLPLNLHLALLLLATLSTNPISILGLAGIVVMLGHIGLALSELKPQQRMGALAGFPRYFLWKLAQLPAILRSSAKDTPWLRSERQADGGIRNESH; encoded by the coding sequence ATGCTCATTGATGCCATCCATACCACACTCAGTATTGCTGGCAGCGCTGCGGCAGTATTTACCCTACCAGGTACATGGGCGCTCGCCCGCTGGACTTGGGCTGCAAGACGGCAGTCCGCGGCGACAGGCGACAAACAATCCGACACGCCGATTTTAATTTTGGTGCCCGCCCACAATGAGGCCAGCACACTACCCAAAACCTTGCCGAGACTGGTTGCTCAAGCTGAACGTGATGGGCGTTGCGCAGTACTAGTTATCGCAGATAACTGCAGCGACAATACCGCTGAAGTTGCACGCTCACTAGGGGCCATGACCTTGTGCCGCAATAACACCCAATTGCGCGGCAAGGGTCATGCCCTAGCCTATGCTTTTAATGCCTTCGCGAACTACCCCTGGTATTTGATCGTTGATGCGGACAGCACTTTAGACGAACACTATCTCGCCCAATTACGCCGAAAAATTGCCACTCAGCCCGATGCTATCCAAAGCCGCTATGAACCGAGCTGCGCCATACAAGACCCCTTAGCTGACTTAAAGCGTTGGGCGCTGCGCGCTTTTAACGTGGTTCGACAACGTGGCCGCGCCAATCTAGGGCAAAGCGTTAGTTTATTGGGTAACGGTTTCGCCATTTCAGCGCATACCCTGGCGCAAGTGCCATTTCAAGCTGGATCGATCGTCGAGGACTTCGAGTACCAACTCAAGCTACAAGCGCACGGGCTTAAAATTAGTTGGTTAGAAGATTCGTGCGTGCATGGTGAGATGCCGCAAGGCAAAGGCGAGCAAACCCAACGTGTTCGCTGGGAAGGTGGCAGACTGGCGATGCTGCGCCAATATTTCATGCCCTCCTGCAAAGCCTTGGTGCGTGGTCAGCGACAATATGGCTTAGCCCTCGAAGAGCTGATGTTACTCCCGTTAAATTTGCATCTAGCTTTGCTGTTGCTCGCAACCCTAAGCACTAACCCAATCAGTATTCTTGGCCTAGCAGGCATTGTTGTGATGCTTGGTCATATAGGCTTGGCGCTATCCGAATTAAAACCGCAACAGCGAATGGGCGCGCTGGCAGGTTTTCCGCGCTATTTTTTATGGAAACTAGCCCAATTACCGGCCATTTTACGCAGCAGTGCTAAAGATACCCCTTGGTTACGCTCTGAGCGTCAAGCAGATGGAGGAATTCGCAATGAAAGCCACTGA
- a CDS encoding glycosyltransferase family 2 protein, which translates to MKATDNIDLSVVVVSYNNAPEIAECISSIQAACGAIRHEIIVVDNASQDGCAALVRKNFTAVTVIASPINLGFAAGNNLAFKQARGSYIALVNPDARPAENSLAQAVTWMSTHPKVGLAGGRLLAEDGHDQPSARCFPSLLNDFLAISGLAARYAQHRFFGRFDRTWADPSMAAKVDWVPGAFAIISYAALRKVGVFDERFFLYYEEVDLCRRLKQHGYEVWYQPQWRAIHIGGVSSRRVAGEHFNRHGSQLSLWRMRSTLLYFRKHHGWLIAKLDSLLEQNWHRIRQWRNQNSARTQAGEKATESSALRLLLQKAWNETLGGQQSPPTPW; encoded by the coding sequence ATGAAAGCCACTGACAACATCGATTTGAGCGTTGTTGTAGTTAGCTACAACAATGCACCCGAAATCGCCGAATGCATTTCAAGCATACAAGCAGCTTGTGGTGCGATTCGTCATGAAATTATCGTGGTGGATAATGCCAGCCAAGACGGGTGTGCCGCGCTGGTACGGAAAAACTTTACCGCAGTCACCGTCATCGCCAGCCCAATTAATTTAGGGTTTGCCGCTGGCAATAATCTGGCATTTAAGCAAGCACGGGGCAGTTATATCGCCTTGGTCAATCCTGATGCACGCCCAGCGGAAAACTCATTAGCTCAGGCTGTAACTTGGATGAGCACCCACCCTAAAGTGGGTTTGGCGGGAGGGCGGCTATTGGCTGAAGACGGGCACGATCAACCCTCAGCGCGCTGCTTTCCGTCCTTATTAAATGATTTTCTGGCCATCAGTGGCCTTGCCGCACGTTACGCACAGCACCGCTTCTTCGGCCGTTTTGATCGAACCTGGGCCGACCCCAGCATGGCGGCAAAAGTGGATTGGGTGCCTGGCGCTTTTGCCATCATTAGTTATGCCGCACTGCGCAAGGTAGGCGTTTTTGATGAGCGTTTTTTCCTATATTACGAAGAAGTGGATCTGTGCCGCCGCCTAAAACAGCATGGCTATGAAGTTTGGTATCAACCACAGTGGCGTGCGATTCACATTGGCGGCGTTTCATCGCGCCGCGTAGCGGGTGAGCATTTCAATCGTCACGGCAGCCAACTGTCTTTATGGCGAATGCGCAGCACCCTACTGTATTTCCGTAAGCATCACGGTTGGCTGATTGCCAAGCTAGACAGCTTGCTGGAACAAAACTGGCATCGCATACGGCAATGGCGCAATCAAAATTCAGCACGCACACAAGCGGGCGAAAAAGCCACCGAATCGAGTGCCTTACGGCTGTTGTTGCAAAAAGCTTGGAACGAAACGCTTGGCGGTCAGCAATCACCACCTACGCCGTGGTAA
- a CDS encoding serine O-acetyltransferase, protein MFELIREDWQTYQRDPWRQGLWVMLVYRFGRWRYGIRNPILRKLCSLLYKWLKIVSQILTGIDLPCETQVGRRLRIDHFGGVIISGDAIIGDDVILRHGVTLGLKHEGERGAPRLGHKVEVGAGAKILGDIAIGDGAKIGANAVVLHDVPAGAIAVGIPAKIISQRGLSDV, encoded by the coding sequence ATGTTCGAATTGATCCGTGAGGACTGGCAAACCTACCAGCGCGACCCATGGCGCCAAGGTTTATGGGTCATGCTGGTGTATCGCTTTGGCCGCTGGCGCTATGGTATTCGCAACCCCATCTTGCGCAAACTGTGTTCACTGCTATACAAATGGCTCAAGATTGTAAGCCAAATCCTTACCGGCATCGATTTGCCGTGCGAAACCCAAGTTGGACGTCGCCTGCGCATTGATCATTTTGGCGGCGTCATTATTAGTGGCGATGCGATTATTGGTGACGATGTGATCTTGCGCCACGGCGTCACACTGGGGTTAAAACATGAAGGAGAACGCGGCGCGCCGCGCTTGGGGCATAAAGTTGAAGTGGGCGCTGGCGCCAAGATCTTGGGCGATATTGCCATTGGTGATGGCGCTAAAATTGGCGCCAATGCGGTGGTTTTGCACGATGTACCGGCCGGTGCGATTGCGGTTGGCATCCCCGCTAAAATCATTTCTCAGCGGGGGCTAAGTGATGTTTAA
- a CDS encoding PilZ domain-containing protein, translating to MFNLARILHFATHNTAEAQSKDLPCPDVVRDPRAILDRLTAQAQLAQQGGLMAMLEGDTQAIRVNKMIIHPQGQMISIELMPQEDEIVGQQLTLIGLWHENKLAFSVEILQKLSLNNYLISWPKELLETTGRDYFRVHAQHKEFVSIKVDDHTICAQLYDLSEGGIGVKIENQKSLCLCKQPLQWLEIHLANYSLTLHCRLCNQLVDQTLGTSRLGFAFISLNEPQALIIRKIMLQLQARQPT from the coding sequence ATGTTTAATTTGGCCCGTATTCTGCACTTTGCTACTCACAATACAGCAGAGGCCCAATCGAAAGACTTGCCCTGCCCAGATGTCGTGCGAGACCCGCGCGCCATCTTAGATCGCTTAACTGCACAAGCCCAGCTGGCACAACAAGGCGGGCTAATGGCCATGCTTGAAGGCGATACACAGGCCATTCGAGTCAATAAAATGATCATCCACCCCCAAGGGCAAATGATTAGCATTGAATTGATGCCCCAAGAGGATGAAATAGTCGGGCAACAATTGACGCTGATTGGCCTATGGCATGAAAACAAATTAGCTTTTTCAGTTGAAATATTACAAAAGCTAAGCCTAAACAACTATTTAATCAGCTGGCCCAAAGAGCTACTCGAAACTACGGGGCGCGACTATTTTCGTGTTCACGCCCAACACAAAGAATTCGTCAGCATAAAAGTGGACGATCACACCATTTGCGCACAGTTATATGACTTAAGCGAAGGCGGGATTGGCGTTAAAATCGAGAATCAAAAATCGCTGTGCTTGTGCAAACAGCCTCTGCAATGGCTTGAAATTCACTTAGCCAATTACAGTTTGACCCTACATTGCCGGCTATGTAACCAGTTGGTCGATCAGACGCTTGGCACGAGTCGATTGGGCTTTGCTTTTATTTCACTCAATGAGCCGCAAGCGCTGATTATTCGTAAAATCATGCTCCAATTACAAGCGCGCCAGCCTACCTAA
- a CDS encoding STAS domain-containing protein: protein MNLINSHQQDDLTVISFNINNLDAGNADAFRKQVRPVLEESKKVAIDMSALQFVDSSGLGALLSCLRFCNENGGSLVLFGLQRTVTALFELMRMHRVFNLFTSIDEIVGALS, encoded by the coding sequence ATGAATCTGATCAATAGCCACCAGCAAGATGACTTAACCGTCATTTCTTTCAATATCAACAACCTCGATGCCGGCAATGCCGATGCGTTTCGCAAGCAAGTTCGCCCGGTGCTTGAGGAATCGAAAAAAGTCGCCATCGACATGTCGGCTTTGCAGTTTGTCGATAGCTCAGGCCTTGGTGCCCTCCTGTCGTGCCTGCGTTTTTGCAATGAAAACGGCGGCAGTTTGGTGCTATTTGGTTTGCAACGCACCGTCACCGCGCTGTTTGAGTTAATGCGCATGCATCGCGTGTTTAATCTGTTTACCTCGATTGACGAAATCGTTGGAGCATTATCATGA
- a CDS encoding NDP-sugar synthase — protein sequence MKALILAAGKGTRLMPLSRDCPKPMLPILDKPVLECLIEHLASQGVTQIVINTSYLAPEIENYFASGRRWGVELAFSYEGFEEDGVLHEEPLGSAGTIRRIQQHSGFFDDTFIVMCGDALLDLDLRALVAAHHQTGALATLALTRVSEDKVSQYGVAVLDDLGRIMSFQEKPKPHEALSNLVNTGVYVFEPEIIKYIPEHTPYDLGSEVFPALARDGRAIYGVEMNFNWIDIGRVADYYSVQMQAIAGELPNIPRLGKEILPNVFVGANTRFDPRRCHIEGPIVIADSVTIEDGATLIGPLFIGRGSVIERGAHLERSLVFEYTRVGAQATLSHVLASGRWCAQPDGLTIDPQKTGIAWILADSRTPRKWLNQQEQLFLEQIDDFPPVCELIENMRREPAFSRPW from the coding sequence ATGAAAGCGCTGATTCTTGCGGCGGGCAAAGGCACTCGCCTCATGCCACTAAGCCGCGATTGCCCCAAACCGATGCTACCCATTTTGGATAAGCCTGTCCTTGAATGCTTGATCGAGCATTTAGCCAGCCAAGGCGTAACGCAAATTGTGATTAACACCAGCTATTTGGCGCCAGAAATCGAAAATTATTTCGCTAGTGGTCGTCGCTGGGGCGTTGAATTGGCGTTTAGTTATGAAGGCTTTGAGGAAGACGGCGTATTGCATGAAGAACCTCTGGGCTCGGCTGGCACAATCCGCCGCATTCAACAACACTCGGGCTTTTTTGACGATACCTTTATCGTTATGTGTGGCGATGCACTGCTCGATCTAGATTTGCGCGCACTCGTAGCCGCGCATCACCAAACCGGCGCTTTAGCCACCTTGGCGTTAACCCGCGTTAGCGAGGACAAAGTCTCACAATACGGCGTGGCGGTGCTCGATGATTTGGGTCGGATTATGTCATTCCAAGAAAAACCCAAACCACATGAAGCGCTGAGCAACTTAGTCAATACCGGGGTGTATGTCTTTGAACCCGAAATCATCAAATACATTCCAGAACATACCCCGTATGACTTGGGTAGCGAAGTATTCCCAGCGCTGGCGCGCGATGGCCGTGCGATTTATGGTGTTGAGATGAATTTTAATTGGATCGACATTGGCCGCGTTGCCGATTACTACAGCGTGCAAATGCAAGCGATTGCCGGTGAGTTGCCTAATATTCCCCGCCTCGGTAAAGAAATCCTGCCCAATGTATTTGTGGGCGCCAATACCCGCTTTGACCCGCGACGTTGCCATATCGAAGGCCCGATTGTGATTGCCGACAGCGTCACAATAGAAGACGGCGCAACATTGATCGGCCCACTATTTATTGGTCGCGGCTCAGTGATCGAACGCGGCGCGCATCTGGAACGCAGCTTGGTATTTGAATACACCCGCGTCGGTGCGCAAGCCACTTTAAGCCATGTGCTGGCTAGTGGGCGTTGGTGCGCACAACCTGATGGGCTAACGATAGATCCGCAAAAAACGGGGATCGCGTGGATTCTGGCCGATAGCCGCACGCCACGAAAATGGCTGAATCAACAAGAGCAATTATTTCTGGAGCAAATCGACGACTTTCCTCCGGTGTGCGAGTTGATAGAAAACATGCGCCGCGAACCTGCGTTTTCACGCCCTTGGTAA